One window of the Burkholderia sp. FERM BP-3421 genome contains the following:
- a CDS encoding DMT family transporter — MHEARGGLLILRTTILTVAAMFAFAANSLLCRLALLRGEIDPASFAGIRLVSGAIVLAVIVRFRSGPYASGRVDWLAAVMLFVYVVFFSFAYSTLSAGTGALVLFGAVQLTMFSVGLRCGEKFGSVAWVGLALAVAGLVSLVSPGIAAPPLVGAALMAIAGGAWGVYSLRGRGVADPIAATAGNFARAAPLVFSLSVFFIISGRAHASGAGVGLAIASGALTSGIGYCIWYAALGRLTALRAATVQLAVPLIAAFGGVVFLSEAITPRLAVASVAILGGIAIVLAGRSRS, encoded by the coding sequence ATGCATGAAGCGCGCGGGGGATTGTTGATCTTGCGGACGACCATCCTCACTGTGGCGGCGATGTTTGCCTTCGCGGCGAATTCGTTGCTGTGCCGGCTCGCGTTGCTGCGGGGGGAAATCGATCCGGCCAGCTTCGCCGGCATCAGACTGGTTTCGGGGGCGATCGTGCTTGCCGTCATCGTCCGGTTCAGGTCCGGGCCGTACGCGTCTGGTCGCGTTGATTGGCTCGCGGCTGTCATGCTGTTTGTTTATGTCGTGTTCTTCTCTTTCGCGTATTCAACCTTGTCCGCCGGCACGGGTGCGCTGGTTCTCTTCGGCGCGGTTCAATTGACGATGTTCAGCGTGGGTTTGCGCTGTGGGGAGAAGTTTGGATCGGTCGCGTGGGTCGGTCTCGCGCTGGCGGTCGCAGGGTTGGTTTCTCTGGTATCGCCGGGGATCGCGGCACCTCCGCTCGTCGGCGCGGCGTTGATGGCGATCGCAGGGGGCGCTTGGGGGGTGTATTCGCTGCGCGGCCGCGGCGTGGCCGATCCGATCGCAGCGACGGCGGGTAATTTCGCGCGAGCGGCTCCGCTTGTTTTCTCGTTAAGCGTGTTTTTCATTATCAGCGGCCGTGCTCATGCGAGTGGGGCGGGGGTTGGTCTGGCGATTGCGTCCGGCGCGCTCACGTCCGGCATCGGGTATTGCATCTGGTATGCGGCGCTGGGCAGGCTTACGGCCTTGCGGGCAGCGACGGTGCAGTTGGCGGTGCCGTTGATCGCTGCGTTTGGCGGGGTGGTGTTCCTGTCGGAAGCGATTACGCCGCGTCTGGCTGTGGCTTCGGTTGCGATTCTTGGCGGCATCGCGATCGTGCTTGCGGGGAGGTCGCGTAGCTAG